One genomic segment of Besnoitia besnoiti strain Bb-Ger1 chromosome VII, whole genome shotgun sequence includes these proteins:
- a CDS encoding hypothetical protein (encoded by transcript BESB_080220), whose amino-acid sequence MINLDAAPNGFAPASGKDVEGFSFLSSASVSTAAGSTGVAASRGSGGYVTSSLDASSSSASLPPFVQRWFTGARHPAVCLFHLCFKIAALATYLAGGCLLLFLSDGEIFIFVTTLVFLVLDFWTVKNVSGRILVGMRWWSSVDAAGNSHWVFERAEDGREVNTVEWRVFWFGSYAWAATWLVLSVMKLLELQLFWFLLCAVGLTLATTNLMAYQRCSSQSGVNPSAFRGLPSLGDMPQAAGSAAQGIRDWLAAQAGAAAVQNVLGRVGLGGPGRAGGMGR is encoded by the exons ATGATCAACCTCGACGCGGCTCCCAACGGCTTCGCCCCTGCATCTGGCAAAGATGTAGAGGGattctccttcctctcctccgcaAGCGTGTCTACAGCCGCGGGCTCCACGGGGGTGGCAGCCTCCCGAGGGTCTGGTGGCTACGTGACCTCTTCTCTTgacgcctcgtcttcctcggcctctctTCCGCCGTTTGTTCAGCGCTGGTTCACAGGCGCCAGGCACCctgccgtctgcctcttccatCTCTGCTTCAAAATCGCCGCACTCGCAAC GTACCTCGCTGGAGGCTGTCTGCTGCTCTTCCTGAGCGACGGAGAGATTTTCATCTTCGTGACCACGCTTGTTTTCTTGGTCTTGGACTTTTGGACTGTTAAGAATGTTTCTGGAAG AATTTTGGTCGGCATGCGGTGGTGGAGCTccgtcgacgccgcgggcaACAGCCATTGGGTTTTTGAGCGAGCAGAG GACGGCCGCGAGGTGAACACCGTCGAGTGGCGAGTCTTCTGGTTCGGGAGCTACGCGTGGGCGGCGACCTGGCTCGTTCTCTCCGTCATGAAGCTTCTCGAGCTTCAGCTGTTTTGG ttccttctctgcgccgtcggcttGACTCTGGCGACGACGAATCTGATGGCGTATCAGCGCTGCTCGTCTCAGTCAG GCGTCAACCCTTCGGCGTTCCGCGGTCTGCCCAGCTTGGGCGAcatgccgcaggcggcggggtCGGCGGCGCAAGGCATCAGGGACTGGCTGGCCGCccaggcaggcgccgcggctgtgcAGAACGTGCTGGGGCGCGTGGGGCTTGGGGGGCCGGGGCGGGCCGGAGGGATGGGGCGGTAG
- a CDS encoding hypothetical protein (encoded by transcript BESB_080230), which translates to MAEEEDSACGQGAASPAPLPVLNEEALALLQRRLEQELHVLFFDPHPEAKTAANTWLLQFQESPEAWGVARHILAQHLLPSTSGSSSANEQLVMVAAQTLAWKVVHQPQHLRLEEKKQLACGLLQLVASLQQQAACESPSDLQLSAAALSRLSECIANCIIQTAAAASVWPSALSDVLQFARLSARGAADASAAQPPCLFSLTCYTAVCVLGALPGVLKGLDAPSRGVRRIVETPQALSCEKQWKAVIGLVADVLLAAAQTASSSSSVPSPSQASPPFPLPPCCVAGPHGACARYRARAVEGVLHLLVAWIGLWDVPFLQHDGLCRALASVTPLLANESALTDCLVAALPKLSTYMQLWSLSGPPQSQQQAPRSSSCSSRSRVLCDGPGGREDTPSPMGGGAAASGAGDAAQQQLLRAWGEGSLPSAGGEGELCVAVVTQLVEFSKLLKAKENGAAGAAARPDEDEGEESALLLRWGAVLQTLVEGYPGLLLEDFGAAVVVEAVAGGDYSRGGGGGGQSVCGELLVQLWRRQPQTWLSASNVWGVIKELRRDQLLPLPVLRLLLQRLAPPCITSMLQHCRRDSRAWATLPGEPLSAETIEERRLFIETAGDAVCDVFFLYDACGVEEGREFLQSLSQSMQTALQRRDAAGAEVLLLLSDALVEGLNGIPLPLAPLFLCLPVLPDDDPCCAAAAAKILKKAAIHFTEEDPEYEGLNVPPTATCTAALLTQIWTVALQTLLRLLPLDPPLVADSILQLTTWGGHHLGGCGGAETPDRAANPPAGLPGGHGAGRGGVDGGEAAAGAAARGGAGGRAGASEGGPAALQELELFCKFVEETGPRHSVQVDGTLHAAAVKLVLTFPRQDIPRLFNSSMRGARQLLQRCCAGLEAATAAGDAATAARAMAAWREDASRALQKLELCCSALCGGRVCTSRNGSASGVGGGGFAGGGACAGEDDGQVACAALECFLMEDDLWMLWLQVIRGALLLQPSSWPASMGLSSAGLPATLFSPLNLPVNSVTRQRVHLCTLIVDLKGKEPLEPPQSNEAVLAVLALRCMRLLLRGLASSLVAAGRVWPAVAELVGSELVSSAATLTSRVTDFARPGSACAADAAANAARPSWLCAQAALQACGVVVLGDLLRLAKEGSPGEGRGGAPSAKAGGGGSQERPDLLQAVKSWAAQRLRAITALFFDLGRLLTSQQGLFDLYAPFLDFLLAYAAAAPGVQALTGSASKGALGCVGIREFRRGTGGGSQGGGEPADAGAGSELQTRTGELLGPNDLFCQVDVFETTLQLCVEAVRQSHDADVARQAILYCHACSTCGAAQVDRIVAKHLPGIVAATLENLHCWGLENLSVLWKAFALWTERYDQVFLATVSEWLTSDASAACAAGAAPGRTPAPTPSRLRDMEFAQKEIVFCCFRSFRGARMRQLLQDLCLIASGSIVPSDALVAYEYALQSDQYKSRRSGSGVAQNQNPACLVEIS; encoded by the exons atggcagaggaagaggatAGCGCGTGCGGTCAGggggccgcgtcgcctgcgccgctgccggtgTTGAACGAAGAAGCGCtggcgcttcttcagcgtcgGCTGGAGCAGGAGCTCCACGTTTTGTTCTTCGACCCTCACCCGGAAGCGAAGACCGCGGCGAACACGTGGCTGTTGCAGTTCCAGGAGAGCCCCGAGGCGTGGGGAGTGGCGCGGCACATCCTCGCGCAGCACCTGCTGCCCTCGACGAGCGGGTCCTCGAGCGCGAACGAGCAGCTGGTCATGgtcgctgcgcagacgctcgcGTGGAAGGTGGTGCACCAGCCGCAGCACCTCCGCctggaagaaaagaagcaactcgcctgcggcctgctCCAGCTGGTCGCctccctgcagcagcaggcggcctgCGAGTCACCCTCGGACCTgcagctctccgcggcggcgctctctcgcctctcagAGTGCATCGCGAACTGCATCATTCAaactgccgcagccgcttctgTGTGGCCCTCGGCGCTCTCTGACGTGCTGCAGTttgcgcggctctccgcgcgcggcgccgcggatgcctcggctgcgcagccgccctgcctcttctcgctcacCTGCTACACTGCGgtctgcgtcctcggcgccctccccGGCGTGCTGAAGGGCCTGGatgcgccctcgcgcggcgtgcggcggatCGTCGAGACCCCGCAGGCGCTCAGCTGCGAGAAGCAGTGGAAGGCAGTCATTGGCCTCGTCGCGGACGTCCTCTTGGCGGCTGCACAgactgcctcctcctcgtcctcggttccctctccctcgcaagCTTCGCCGCCCTTCCCTCTGCCGCCCTGCTGCGTGGCGGGGCCGCATGGCGCCTGTGCGCGGtaccgcgcgcgagctgtcGAGGGCGTCTTGCACCTCCTTGTGGCGTGGATAGGGCTGTGGGACGTGCCCTTCCTTCAGCACGACGGTCTatgccgcgcgctcgcgtccgTCACGCCTCTGCTGGCTAACGAGTCTGCGCTGACCGactgcctcgtcgcggcgctgcccaAGCTCTCGACGTACATGCAGCTTTGGAGCCTCTCTGGGCCGCCTCAGAGTCAGCAACAGGCTCCACGCagctcgagctgcagcagccgcagtcgcgtcctctgcgacgGTCCCGGGGGCAGGGAAGACACGCCGTCGCCCATGGGGGGCGGGGCTGCGGCCAGCGGagccggagacgccgcccagcagcagctgcttcgcgcctggggcgagggcagccttccgtccgccggcggcgaaggcgagctgTGTGTCGCCGTCGTCACGCAGCTCGTTGAGTTTTCCAAGCTCCtcaaggcgaaggagaacggcgctgcaggcgctgcagcgcggcctgacgaagacgagggcgaagaatccgcgctgctgctccgtTGGGGCGCcgtgctgcagacgctggtGGAGGGCTATCCGggcctgctgctggaggactTTGGAGCCGCGGTCGTGGTGGAGGCGGTGGCGGGAGGGGACTActccagaggcggcggcgggggcgggcaGTCCGTGTGCGGGGAGCTCCTGGTGCAGCTgtggcgccggcagccgcagacgtgGCTCTCCGCGAGCAACGTCTGGGGCGTCATCAAGGAGCTTCGGAGAGACCAgctgcttccgctgcctgtgctgcgccttcttctgcagcgacTCGCTCCGCCTTGCATCACCAGCATGCTGCAGCACTGCCGGAGGGACAGTCGCGCCTGGGCGACGCTTCCGGGCGAGCCGCTGTCGGCGGAAACCATCGAAGAGCGCCGTCTGTTCATCGAGACGGCCGGGGACGCGGTGTGCGACGTGTTTTTCCTGTACGACGCGTGTGGAGtcgaagaaggccgcgagtTCCTCCAGTCGCTCTCGCAGAGCATGCAAACCGCCCTCCAACGGCgggacgccgcaggcgccgaggtcctcctcctcctcagcgaCGCCCTCGTCGAGGGCCTGAACGGCATCCCGCTTCCTTTGGCCCCGctttttctctgtctccccgtGCTTCCTGACGACGAcccctgctgcgcggccgccgcagcgaaaaTTCTGAAGAAGGCGGCCATCCACTTCACCGAAGAAGACCCCGAGTACGAAGGCCTGAATGTGCCGCCTACCGCCACGTGCACGGCTGCGCTCCTCACGCAGATATGGACTGTCGCCCTGCAGAcgcttctgcggcttctgcCCTTGGACCCGCCCCTCGTCGCGGATAGCATCCTCCAGCTCACCACGTGGGGCGGGCACCATCTCGGCGGGTGCGGCGGGGCAGAGACCCCCGACCGGGCCGCTAACCCGCCGGCGGGCCTCCCCGGGGGCCACGGGGCGGGTCGGGGAggcgtcgacggcggcgaggccgccgcgggcgcggcggcgcgcggcggggcaGGGGGAAGAGCCGGTGCTTCCGAGGGGGGTCCAGCCGCTCTTCAAGAACTCGAATTGTTTTGCAAATTTGTCGAGGAGACTGGCCCTCGGCACAGCGTGCAAGTGGATGGGACGCtccacgcggcggctgtgAAGCTCGTCCTTACCTTCCCGCGGCAGGACATTCCTCGACTGTTCAATAGCAGCATGCGCggagcgcggcagctgcttcagcgctgctgcgcggggcTTGAagcagcgaccgccgcgggcgatgccgcgaccgcggcgcgcgccatGGCGGCGTGGCGAGAGGATGCCAGTCGGGCCCTGCAGAAGCTCGAGCTCTGTTGTtcggcgctctgcggcggccgcgtctgcacGTCTAGGAATGGCTCCGCATCTGGAGTAGGCGGCGGCGGTttcgcggggggaggggcgtgcgcgggagaagacgacggccaAGTGGCTTGCGCGGCTCTCGAGTGTTTTCTGATGGAGGATGACCTCTGGATGCTCTGGCTGCAGGTCATTCGAggcgcgcttctcctccAGCCGTCGTCCTGGCCTGCGTCGATGGGCTTATCCTCTGCAGGCCTTCCTGCGACATTATTCTCGCCCCTGAATCTTCCGGTTAATTCTGTCACTCGCCAACGCGTCCACCTGTGTACGTTGATCGTCGACCTGAAAGGCAAGGAGCCTCTGGAGCCGCCGCAAAGCAACGAGGCAGTTCTGGCGgtgctcgcgctgcggtgcatgcgcctcctcctcagaGGCCTGGCCTCCAGCTTGGTGGCGGCAGGTCGTGTGTGGCCTGCTGTGGCAGAGCTCGTGGGGAGTGAACTCGTCTCGAGCGCAGCCACGCTGACCAGCAGAGTGACGGATTTCGCGCGGCCAggctctgcctgcgccgcagacgctgctgccAACGCAGCTCGCCCCAGCTGGTTGTGTGCCCAAGCCGCACTACAGGCCTGTGGAGTCGTCGTGCTGGGCGATCTTCTCCGCCTTGCGAAGGAAGGGAGCCCGGGGGAAGGCCGCGGGGGCGCTCCGAGCGCCAAggcaggcgggggggggtCTCAGGAGCGGCCAGACTTGCTCCAGGCCGTGAAGAgctgggcggcgcagcggctgcgggcgaTCACGGCGCTGTTTTTCGAcctcggccgcctcctcaccTCTCAGCAAGGCTTATTCGATCTGTATGCCCCGTTTCTCGACTTTCTGCTCGCCtacgcggcagccgctccagGGGTCCAGGCGCTCACGGGCAGCGCGAGCAAGGGTGCCTTGGGCTGCGTAGGCATCCGCGAGTTTCGAAGGGGCACGGGGGGGGGCAGccaaggcggcggcgagccagcagacgcgggcgccggctcCGAGTTGCAGACGCGAACGGGAGAGCTTCTGGGCCCGAACGACCTGTTTTGTCAAGTCGACGTGTTCGAGACTACCCTCCAACTCTGCGTGGAGGCTGTGCGCCAGAGTCACGATGCCGATGTGGCGCGACAAGCGATTCTGTATTGCCATGCATGCAGCacgtgcggcgcggcgcaagTCGATCGGATCGTCGCCAAGCACCTGCCAGGCATtgtcgcggcgacgctggaaAACCTCCACTGCTGGGGCCTCGAAAACCTCTCTGTGCTCTGGAAggccttcgctctctggaCTGAGCGATACGACCAGGTCTTCCTCGCCACTGTCTCGGAGTGGCTCACATCCGACGCAAGCGCCGCATGTG ctgcgggagCCGCGCCTGGGCGCACTCCTGCCCCCACGCCGTCTCGCTTGCGCGACATGGAGTTTGCCCAGAAGGAGATTGTTTTTTGTTGCTTCCGGAGTTTCCGCGGAGCTCGTATGCGCCAGCTACTTCAGGATCTGTGCCTGATCGCTAGCGGAAGTATCGTGCCGAGCGACGCGTTGGTGGCGTACGAATACGCCCTTCAAAGTGACCAATACAAGTCGAGACGATCTGGCTCCGGTGTCGCGCAGAACCAAAACCCTGCGTGTTTAGTAGAGATTTCATGA
- a CDS encoding hypothetical protein (encoded by transcript BESB_080240), translated as MLVLAGQQLFAKRKLTAGDEIYVGSQKDGSIELVVLGDKVSITMKNAFFADRMDGIESTTELRTRRFMLADVGEYFQGRPFD; from the exons ATGTTGGTCCTTGCCGG GCAGCAGTTATTCGCCAAAAGAAAGCTCACTGCGGGGGACGAAATCTATGTAGGGTCTCAAAAAGACGGCAGTATTGAACTCGTGGTTCTCGGTGATAAAGTGTCGATTACCATGAAAAACGCCTTCTTTGCAGATCGCATGGATGGCATCGAGAGTACCACGgagctgcgcacgcgacgaTTCATGTTGGCCGATGTGGGCGAATATTTCCAAGGCCGCCCTTTTGATTAG